One genomic segment of Erythrolamprus reginae isolate rEryReg1 chromosome 2, rEryReg1.hap1, whole genome shotgun sequence includes these proteins:
- the ATP5F1A gene encoding ATP synthase subunit alpha, mitochondrial, whose product MLSVRVVAALARALPRQAGLVSRNAFGASFVATRNIHGSKTTLQKTGTAEVSSILEERILGADTSAELQETGRVLSIGDGIARVYGLKNVQAEEMVEFSSGLKGMSLNLEPDNVGVVVFGNDRLIKEGDIVKRTGAIVDVPVGEELLGRVVDALGNPIDGKGPITSKTRRRVGLKAPGIIPRISVREPMQTGIKAVDSLVPIGRGQRELIIGDRQTGKTSIAIDTIINQKRFNDGTDEKKKLYCIYVAIGQKRSTVAQLVKRLTDADAMKYTIVVSATASDAAPLQYLAPYSGCSMGEYFRDNGKHALIIYDDLSKQAVAYRQMSLLLRRPPGREAYPGDVFYLHSRLLERAAKMNDSFGGGSLTALPVIETQAGDVSAYIPTNVISITDGQIFLETELFYKGIRPAINVGLSVSRVGSAAQTRAMKQVAGTMKLELAQYREVAAFAQFGSDLDAATQQLLNRGVRLTELLKQGQYVPMAIEEQVAVIYAGVRGYLDKLEPSKITKFEQAFLAHVISSHQPLLATIRTEGKISEQTEAKLKEIVTSFLSTFEA is encoded by the exons GTGTCACGGAATGCTTTTGGCGCATCATTTGTAGCAACAAGGAACATCCATGGCTCCAAAACAACTCTACAGAAAACTG GCACTGCTGAAGTATCTTCCATTCTTGAGGAACGTATTCTGGGGGCCGACACATCTGCTGAGCTCCAGGAAACTGGACGTGTGCTTTCCATCGGTGACGGCATCGCCCGTGTGTATGGCTTGAAAAATGTTCAAGCAGAAGAAATGGTGGAATTCTCATCAGGGTTGAAG GGTATGTCTCTGAACTTAGAGCCTGACAATGTAGGTGTCGTAGTCTTCGGTAATGACAGATTGATTAAGGAAGGAGACATTGTGAAGAGAACTGGGGCCATTGTGGACGTGCCTGTTGGAGAGGAGCTGCTGGGTCGTGTGGTCgatgctctggggaatcccatCGATGGGAAG GGTCCCATCACTTCCAAAACCCGCAGGAGGGTTGGCTTGAAGGCTCCTGGAATCATCCCCAGGATCTCCGTCCGTGAGCCCATGCAAACCGGGATCAAGGCAGTGGACAGCCTGGTACCCATTGGCCGTGGGCAGCGGGAGTTGATCATTGGAGACAGGCAGACTGG CAAAACTTCAATTGCTATCGACACCATAATTAACCAGAAAAGATTTAATGATGGAACGGATGAGAAGAAGAAACTGTACTGTATCTATGTTGCCATTGGTCAGAAGAGATCGACCGTTGCTCAGCTGGTGAAAAGGCTTACGGATGCAG ATGCCATGAAGTACACTATCGTGGTTTCTGCCACAGCCTccgatgccgcccctctccagtacTTGGCTCCTTATTCCGGCTGCTCCATGGGCGAATACTTCAGAGACAACGGCAAACACGCCTTGATTATCTATGACGACTTATCTAAACAG GCCGTGGCCTACCGCCAGATGTCCCTCTTGCTGCGGCGTCCCCCTGGCCGTGAGGCCTACCCGGGTGATGTGTTCTACCTTCACTCTCGTCTTCTGGAAAGAGCAGCCAAAATGAACGATTCATTTGGAGGGGGGTCCCTGACTGCTCTCCCAGTCATTGAGACTCAAGCTGGTGATGTGTCAGCCTACATTCCAACGAACGTGATCTCCATCACCGATGGGCAG ATCTTCCTGGAAACAGAATTGTTTTACAAAGGTATCCGTCCAGCCATTAACGTGGGTCTGTCTGTGTCTCGTGTCGGTTCTGCTGCCCAGACGAGAGCCATGAAGCAG GTGGCCGGAACCATGAAGCTCGAGTTAGCCCAGTACCGTGAAGTTGCTGCTTTTGCCCAGTTTGGATCTGATCTGGATGCTGCCACTCAGCAGCTGCTCAATCGTGGGGTCCGTTTGACTGAGCTGCTTAAACAAGGACAATATG TTCCCATGGCCATTGAGGAACAAGTTGCTGTTATCTATGCTGGGGTGAGAGGCTATCTGGACAAGTTGGAACCTAGCAAAATCACCAAGTTTGAACAGGCTTTCCTTGCTCATGTTATAAGCAGCCACCAGCCCCTGCTCGCCACAATCAG GACTGAAGGGAAGATCTCTGAGCAAACAGAAGCTAAGTTGAAGGAAATTGTCACCAGTTTTCTCTCTACATTTGAAGCATAA